The genomic segment TCGTCGAGGACCGGGTCCGAGCCGGCCACGTAGGCGCCGATGTTCACCAGGTCGCGGTTGTCCTCGAGGGCCTTCAGCCAGCGCATGAGGCGGCCGGCGGCCCGGATGTCCGCCTCCGGCACGATGTCGTTGCGCAGACGGCTGATGCTGCCCAGCACGTCGACGGCCGGGTAGTGGTGCTGGCGGGCCAGGTCGCGGCTCAGCATGACGTGACCGTCGAGGATCGAGCGCATGGCGTCGCCCACGGGGTCCTGGATGTCGTCACCCTCGATCAGGACGGTGAAGAAGGCGGTCATGGCGTTCACGTCCGACCAGCCGGCGCGTTCGCACAGGCGCGGCAGGGCGGCGAACACGCTGGGCGGATAGCCCTTCGTCGTCGGGGGTTCGCCCGCGGCGAGGCCGATCTCGCGCAGGGCCATGGCGTAGCGGGTGGCCGAGTCCATCATGAAGAGCACGTCGTGGTCGGTGTCGCGGAAGTGCTCGGCGATGGTCATGGCCGTCTCGGCGCCCTTGGCGCGCATGACGGCACTCTCGTCGCTGGTGACGACCACCACGACGCTGCGGGCCAGGCCCTCGGGTCCGAGGTCCCGTTCGATGAACTCGCGCACCTCGCGGCCGCGCTCGCCGATGAGCGCCAGCACGTTCACCTGCACCTGGGCCTGTCGGGCCATCATCCCCAGCAGGACCGACTTGCCGACGCCGCTGCCGGCGAAGATCCCCAGCCGTTGGCCGCGGGCCGTCGTGATCATGCTGTCGATGGAGCGGATGCCCGTGGACAGGGGAGCGTCGGTGCGCCGCCGCAGCAGGGCCGAGGGCGGCGTGCCGCCGAGACGCCGGCGGGGCAGGTCGATCAGCGGCGGTCCGCCGTCGAGGGGGCGTCCGAGGCCGTCGACCACCCGGCCGAGCATCCCCTCGCCCACCGGGGCGGTCAGGCGGGTCGCCTGCACCGTGACGCGGCAGCCCGGTGCCACGCCGGCCGCGGCCTGGTACGGCATCACCAGCAGGATCCCGTCGCGGAACCCCACCACCTCGCTCAGGACGGGCGGTTCGTGACGACCGATCTCGATGCGGCAGAGGGAGCCCACCGGGGCGCTGAGGCCGCTGACTTCCACGATCATGCCGACCAGGTTGCTCACGCGTCCGACGGCCCGGACCGGGTCGGCGGTGCGGATGCGGTCACCGAACTCAGTCCAGGCCGGGCTCATGGCCGTCCTCCGGGGCGGATCCGTCGGCGGGGGCGTCGGGTGCCGCTCCGACGGCATCGAGCCCCGGCAGGTCCACCGGGCGCGACGCCGCCGTGGCGACGATCTCCTCGACGATCTCACCGAGGTTCTCGAGCTGGCTGCGCACCGTCGCGTCCCACTCCTGGCCGGCGCAGCGGATCACGCAGCCCCCCGCCTCGATGCGGCGGTCGGCCACGATCTCGCCGATGTTCAGGCGCTCGCGCAGCGCGGTCTGGCCCTCGAGCCACAGGGCCTCGCCGGGATGGGCCTCGATGGTCAGGGGCCGGGAGCCGGCGACCTTGAAGAGGGTGGTCTCGATGACCCGCACCAGGGCCTGGGGATCGTCGACGAGGGCCCGGCGCGCGATCTTGGCGGCGATCTCCACGGCGAGCCGGGCACTCGCCGCCGCGGCTTCGCGCAGCTCGGCGGCCACCGCCGCGGCCAGGCGCTCGGACCAGCCCGCGGCGATCCCGGCCATCTCCGCCTTGGCGGCGGCCAGGTTCGTCTCGAACTCGGCCGTGAGTGCGGCTTCCCGTTCCCTGTAGTCGGCCTCGAGGTCCATCTCGACCAGCTCGTAGACCTGCGCCCGTTCGTCGCGGGTGAGCGACGCCATCAGGCTCTTGGTGTCGGTGAAGCCGGACTCGCGGCGGAACAGCCGGGCCCCCTCGTCGCGCTGGGCGTCGTCGAGGGCGGCGAAGCGCTCCTGGGCGCCCGGCGGCGCCGTCGCGACCGGGCGGGCGTCGAAGGGCTCAGGAGACCATTTCTGCATCCTTGCCGCCCTTTCCGATGGTGATGGTGCCGGCCTCCTCGAGGCTGCGGATCACCTCGACGATGCGCTGCTGCGCCTCCTCGACCTCGGCCAGGCGGACGGGGCCCATGTATTCCATGTCCTCGGCGATGCCCTCGGCCGCGCGCTTGGACATGTTGCCGAAGACCTTGGTCTTGATCTCCTCGGTGGCGCCCTTCAGGGCCAGCGTGAGCTCCTTGCCGTCGATCTCCTTGAGGATCTCCTGGATGGCCGGATCGCCCAGCACCACGATGTCCTCGAAGACGAACATGAGGTTGTTGACCTCGTTGGCCACCTCGTCGTCGATCTCGCGCATCTCGTCGAGGATCTCCTGCCAGACCTCGCGGTCGATCTCGTTGAGGATCTCGGCGACCTGCTTCTTGCCGCCGTACTGGGTGTCCTTGGCGGAGATCTCGCCCTGGAGCTGCCCTGCCAGCACCGCCTCGACCGCCTTGAGGGTCTCGGCGTTGGGGGCCTCGAGGATGGCCATGCGATGGGCCACGTCACCCTGCAGTTCGGCCGGCAGCAGGGCCAGGATCGGACCGCTGTTGCGCGGGTCCATGTGGGCCAGCACCACGGCCACGGTCTGGGGGTGCTCGTTCTTGAGGTAGTTGGCGATGGTCAGGGGATCGACGTTCTTCAGGTGCTCGAAGCTCTTGATCTCGCTGTAGCTGGTGACGCGGCTCAGCAGCGACGTGGCCAGGCGCGTGCCGAAGCCCGCCTCGAGGATCTGCTTGGCCGTCTCCTCGCCGCCGAAGGCGATGCCGGAGATCTGGCTGCTGATGTTGATGAAGTCCGACAGGACCCGCTTCTTCTCCTTGTAGGTCACGTGCCCCATGGAGGCGATGCCGTGGGTGAGCTGCTCCACCATGCTCTCGGGCAGCTTGGCCATGACCTTGCCGGCCACGTCGGGGCCGAGGGCCATCAGGAACACCGCCGCCTTGCGGACCGAATCGTCCTTCATCTCAGTCTCCCACCGCTTCCCGGACGTTGCCGCTCAGGTCGATTTCCCGGATCCAGCTCTGGATGACCTCGGCAACCCGCTCGGGGTTCTCGGACGCGTACTCCTTGATGTCGCCGATGATGCGGTCGTCCATCTCGGGAATGCCCTCGAAGTGTTCGGGTTCGTCATGGGCCGCGGCCACGGCCGCCGCCGCCGGCGACGTTCCGCCCGCGGTGAACGAGCCGAGCAGCCCGCCGAGGTTCTTGCGCAGTGTCAGCACGATCACGCCGAAGGCGATCAGAAGGACGAGCTTGCCGCCGTACTGCCCGACCAGGCCCATCCAGTCGGGGGCCGCACCGCCGCCGGGCAGCTCCTGCTGCTGGAACTGCATGTTGACGACCTCGATCTGGTCGCCGCGCACGGCATTCAGGCCCACGGCCGTCTGCACCACGCGGCGCAGCTGGCCCAGTTCGTCCTCGGACAGGGGCTGGTACGCCACGGCCCCGTCCTCGCCGGTCTCGTAGTGGCCGTCGACGAAGACGGCCACCGAGATGTTCTTGATGCCGCCCGTGTGCCCGACGATGCGCTCGACCGTGCGGTTGATCTCGTAGTTGGTGGTGCTCTCCTCGTTCGTCCCGCCGGTCTGGGGGTCGTTCGACTCGTTGCGCACCTCGGACCGCACCACCGTGGCGGCGGGATCGTAGATCTCGCGCTCGCGGTCGATCTTCTCGAAGTTCAGGGTCGCGTCGACCCGCACGATGGACCGGCCGGGCCCGAGCACCCCGTCGAGCATGGTGGCGGCCTTGCCGGCGAGGTGGTCCTCGACCTCCTTGCGCAGGGCCAGCTGGCTCTCCGAGCGGCCCACCTCGTCGTCGGCGGCGGCGCTCGAGAGGATCTTGCCGTTCTGGTCGAGGACGGTGACGTTCTCGGCGTCGAGGTTCTCGACGCTGCCCGAGACCAGGCTCTGGATGCCGGCGATCTGGTTGTCGCCCAGGCGGGCGCCCCGCCCCATGTTCACCACGACGCTCGCGGTGGCGGGCGAGGCCAGCTTCTTGAAGATCGAGGGCTTCGGCAGCACCAGGTGCACGCGGGCCGACTGGATGCCCTGCAGCCCCTCGATGGTGTTGGTCAGTTCGCCCTCGAGGGCGCGCTTGAAGTTGACGTTCTGGAGGAACTCGGTCAGGCCGTACTGCTTGCCGTCGAAGATCTCGAAGCCCACGGTGCCGCTGGAAGGCACGCCCTTGGCGGCCAGGTCGACGCGCAGCCGGTGCACCTCGGTCTCGGGCACGAGGATGGTCGTGCCGCCGTTGGCGAGCTCGGCCTTCACGTCCTGCTTGGCCAGCTCCTCGAGGGCGACGGAGGCGTCCTCGGGGGTCAGGTTGGTGAAGAGCACCGCCTGGGAGTCCTTCTGCAGCCACAACCCGAAGACCGCCATGCTGATGACGCTCGCGGTGGCCACGGCGCCCAGCAGCACCTTCTGGTTGAAAGAAAGCCTGCCAAACCTGCTCTTAAAGCTGTCAATCTGTTCCTTGAATCCGTCCACCTGTCGACCTCAGATCCTTCGTTTGTCGTCGTCCATTCGCCCTCGGATGCCCAGGATCGGCCCTAGACGGGCATGCGCATGATTTCCTGGTAGGATTCCAGCAGCTTGTTCCTCACCTCCATCAGCAACTCGAAGGCCAGCTGCGACTCCCGGGCCGCGATCATCACGTCGTGGACCTCGGTCGTCCGCCCGCTGACCATGCCGTCGACCATCTCGTCACGCCGGGTCTGCAGGGCATCCACCTCGAGCATCGCGTCCTGGAGCTGCCTGGCGAAGCCGCCCTGGGCCGGGCCGGTGCTGCTGCCCACGCCGTAGGCCGAGCGCGGATCGACGCTGCCGAGGGCCTTGATGGTTCCGATCGCCATTTTTGGTCGCCTTTCCGGTCGCGGCGGGCCGGCCCGCCGCAGGTTCCGTCCTGTTTCCCCGTCGCGTCCTAGATCTTCAGGGCGTCGCTGAACATGTCCTTGGCCGTCTGCACGGCGCTCACGTTGGCTTCATAGGCCCGGCTGGCGGTGATCATGTCCACCATCTCGGTGATGGGATTCACGTTGGGCATGAGCACGTAGCCGCCCTCGTCGGCGTCGGGGTGGCCGGGGTCGTACACGACCCGGAACTCGGACGCATCCGGCGCCACGTCGACCGCGCTCTCGACGCCGCCCCCCGGCTCCACGGCCGATCCGATCGTCTCGGTCATGTGGGCCGGGTGGGTGCGGCTGAGCCGGCTGTCGTTGCCCAGGACGGTCTGCCGGTCGCGCACCTTCTCCCCGAGCACCTGCTCGAAGATGGCCCGCTGCCGCCGGTAGGGCGTGCCCTCGGCCGTCCGCGTCGTCTCGGCGTTGGCCAGGTTGCGGGAGACCACGTCCATCTTGGTCCGCTGTCCCCGCATGCCCGACGCGCTGACGCGAATCGAGCTGAAGAGTCCGTTGCCCATGTTCCGCTCCTTTCAGGCGCTACATGCGGCCCTTGATGGCGCCGCGCAGCATGGCGTAGCGCTGGCTGAGCAGCCGGGTCGCCATGCGGTAGCTGAGATCGTTCGTGGCCAGGGCCGTCATCTCGGTGTCGATGTCCACGTCGTTGACCCCGTTGTCGAACCCGCTCCGGGCATCCTCGACCTGGTCGCGGGTCGCCCCGATGTCCTGCCGACCGATGGGGATGTGGTTGCGGTGGGTGGTCGTGCCCCGCAGGCGCATCTGCTCGCTGTCGAGCATCTCCTCGAACTTGAGGCGCTGCGAGCGGTAGCCCGCCGTCTCGACGTTGGCGATGTTCTGGCTCGTCACCTCGTGCCGCCGCGCGTAGACGTCGACGGCCTTCTTGAGGGTGCTCAGATGAGCCTTGTTGAAGATGCCGGTGCTGATCATGGTCCTAACCCGGGATCTCGAGACCCATGTCGGTGTAGAGGTTCAGCTTGTTGCGCAGGGTGCGCACGCTGATGCCCAGCTCCTGGGCCGCCTGCGTGCGGTTGCCGCGCGTGTTCTCCAGCTTGCGCATGATGAGCTCGCGCTCCATGTCCTTGAGCGTCATGTCGTGGGACAGGCTCGCGGTGCGCTCCGTGGCGTCCATCTCCTCGCTCAGGCCCAGGATCTCCTCGTCGAGGGTCTCGGCGCCCGACAGGATCACCGCCCGCTCGATCACGTTCTGCAGCTGGCGCACGTTGCCGGGCCAGTCCAGGCGCATCAGGCAGCGCATGGCCGCCTCGGAGATCTCGAGCAGGGGCTTGTTGTTCTCGGCGCAGAAGTTCTGGCAGAAGTAGCTGGCGAGCAGCGGGATGTCGTCCTTGCGCAGGCGCAGCGGCACGATGCGCAGGGGGATCACGTTCAGGCGGAAATAGAGGTCCTCGCGGAAGTTGCGGGCCTTGATCTCCTCCTTCAGGTTCCGGTTCGTGGTCGCGATGATGCGCACGTCGGCCTTGGTGGCGTACTTGGCGCCCAGCCGCATGAACTCCCGCTCCTGCAGCACCCGCAGCAGCTTCGCCTGCATGGCGAAGGGCATCTCCGAGATCTCGTCGAGCAGCAGCGTGCCGCCGTCCGCCAGTTCGAACTTGCCCTGGCGCGCGCCCACGGCGCCGGTGAAGGCTCCCCGCTCGTAGCCGAAGAGCTCGGACTCGAGCAGGGCCTCGGGAATCGCCGCGCAGTTGATGCGGATGAACGGCCCGTCGCGGCGGCTGCCCGCCTCGTGGATCGCCCGGGCCACGACCTCCTTGCCGGTGCCGCTCTCGCCCTGGAGCAGGACGGTGCCCTTGCTGTCGGCGATCATCTCGATCTTCTCGCGGAGCTGCACCATGGCCGGATTGTTGCCCAGCAGGCCGCGCTGCTCCGAGCGCACGGCGATGTTGGTCCGCAGACTGGTGACCTCGGTCTTGAGCTTGGCCAGCTCGAAGGCGCGGGTGATGGCCAGGTCGAGCTGGTCCATGCCGAAGGGCTTGGTGAGGAAGTCCTGCGCCCCCTGCCGCACCGCCTCGAGGGCCAGTTCGATGGAGCCGAAGGCGGTCATCATGATGACGAGGGGCTGACCGGCGATCCCGCCGCGGATGTCCTGCAGGAGCTCGAGTCCGCCCCGACCGGGCATCTGCATGTCCGACAGGACGAGGTCGACGCCCCCCTGCCGCAGCACGGCCAGGGCCTCGGTCACGTTGCCGGCGCTCCGGACGTGGTACCGCCCCTTGAGCGAGGTGGTCAGGAAGTCCCGCATCGTCTGCTCGTCGTCGACCACCAGGATTGTGCGCTTGCTCGTCATCGCTCGCCTTTCTTCAGGTCTTCCGTGAACCCGGCCCGGAGGCCGGTCTCCGTTCGTCGCCTCGTTCAGGATCCGCTCGTCAGGGCCGTCGCCACCTCGACGGTGACCGTCGTGCCTTCGCCGGGCGTGCTGCGCAGGGCCCACGCCAGGCCGTACATGTCCAGAAGGGTCTCCACCCGGGTCAGGCCCACGCCCACGTGGTCGTCCTTGGTCGTCACGAAGGGGCCGGTCGCCTGGGCCAGCAGCTCCGGACCGATGCCCGGACCGTCGTCCCGCAGGGTCAGGGCCAGCCGTCCGGTGGGCTGCACCGCCGCCGTCACCTCGACCCGGACCCGGTGCGGGGTGCCGTCGGCGCCCTCGTGGGCGTTGCACAGCAGCTCGGTCAGCACGAGACACAGGTCGGCCCGCGGCAGGAGCAGGTCGCCGTGGGGCACCCGCCCGCTCAGCACCTGCAGGCCGGGGCACTTCCGCTCGCAGACGTCGAAGACGTCGCCGAGGAGGCGCGGCAGGTCGACGCCCACGTCCGGGTTGCCCCGGGGGGTCGTCAGGTCGCCGACCGAGCGGAAGATCTGCTCCATCTTCTCCACCTCGGAGATGATCTTGCGGGCCCACACCACCGCCGGGTCGTCGTCGACGGCCGGCGCCGCGATGAGGCTCGCGTAGCCCTTGATCCCGCACAGGCTGTTGCTCGTCTTGTGCAGGTAGCCCCGCAGCAGACGGCGGTCGCGGCTCGGGCGGCCGCTGCGCGGGAGGGTCGGTTCGGGGCAGGTCCGGGTCATCAGATCGCGCTCGCCTGTTCGATGAGTTCCATGTCGTTCTGCTCCTCGCAGGCGAGGATCTCCTCGATGAGCCCCGAGACGCCGTCCAGGGCCTGCTGCAGGCGCAGGCGGCCCGACCGCGAGAAGCCGTGGCGCCGCCGCTCCCATTCCTGCTTGTTGCGCTGCTCCATGCGCTCGAGGCGGCTGATCGTCTCCAGGCACTTCTTCTTCTGCTCGAGCACCCGCCGCACGTCGCCCAGGCTGCTGCCCGCGCGCACGAGGCGGCCCTGCTCCCGCGAAAGCTCCAGGACGCGGCCGTAGATCTCGGTCTCCTCGCGGTAGAGGTCGAGGAGCCGCTGCAGCAGTTCGCCCTCCGGCCGCACGGCGGCCGGGGCGCCCGGCTCAGGGACGGTAAAACTGTGCGACGCCATAGGGCTCGCCCTCCCCTTTGATGCGTTCCATTTCGCGGGCGATCTCCACCATGGCACAGGCCTGGTCCTGCCAGGCGCCGAAGCGCGTGCCCTCGCAGACTTCCTCGAAGCCCGCGCCGGCGCTCAGGTAGCGGTGCTCGATGAAGTCCAGACCGGCGAGCTGGTTCTTGCCCCACATGCGCAGGCGGCCCACCGCGCAGTCGGCCAGGGCGCGGTAGAGGCCGCGGGCCGTGTCGCTGTCGCCGAGCAGGAAGTAGTCGTCGGCCAGCGCGCTGAGCACCCAGCCGCGCTGGTGCTCGCTGAGACCGTGGCTGAGGCCACCGTCGCGCACGAGCACCCGCAGTTCGGCCAGCGAGGCGCTCGGCCGGCCCAGCCAGCCGAGGGCGTACGCGTGCCAGAAACGCAGGCGCGGCGTCACCACCTCGCGGTGCGCCTCGATCTTGTCCACCAGATGCTCGACCGAGTCGGTGTCGCGGGCCGTCAGCAGCCAGCGGTAGGCCAGGACGAGCTCGTCCTGGCGCCCGGTCAGGTCGTCGGTGCCGAGGGTGTTGGTCATCAGGGCGGCCATGGCCAGCGAGTCGTTGGCCGAGGCCGCGCAGGCCAGACCCTCGCGGGCGATCTCGTGACGGAAGCTGCCCGTCGAGTCGATCTCGGCCGCGACGCGGTACCAGACCAGGGCGCTGTCGTACTCGCTCAGGTTCACGTAGTTGCGGGCGTTGGCGAGGGCCATCAGGGTCGAGCTCAGATTGCCGCCGACCCGACCTGCCCCGCCGCGGGCATTCACCTCGGCCTCCAGTTCGGTCACGGCCTTGCTGATGCTCAGGTGCCGGTAGGGGCGCGGATCCGAGAGGTCCCAGGCCGGCGTGTCGAAGGGGTACAGGGGAGCCGCCTCCGGCAGTTCCGCCTCTTCGCGCGCGGCCACCGCGGTTTCCAGGGAGTGCAGCCACTGCAGGAAGCCGTCGCGCTCGGCCCCGCTCAGGGGTTCCGGCTGGGCGACCGCGGCCGCCGAGGCTCCGAGGGCCGCCAGCAGCACGAATGCCGCCAGGATGAGTTGAAGTTTGCTCGCGGTTTTTGACATGTTCCTTTGCGTCCCGCCGCTGAGGGTTGAATCCGGTCGAGACGCGGACCGCAAGGCCCGTGCCTCCGTTCAGGTTGCGGCCGGACCGGCGGCAAGATCTTCTCCTCCGGTTTTCGCGGGGGGCAAGAATGGGCCTGCGGGGGCGATTGAGGCCGGTTCGCGGCGGCGGGGCCCCGGCGGGGAACGAATCGCGGGAAAGGCGCCGATCCTCTCGAAACGGCCCGTGGGAGGCCGCGGCGAGCCCGCGGTGGCCAGATCGTGGTCAGCGGTGGGGAAGAAAAACTGGCGGCAAGATCTGCAGGCACCGCCGGGCCGGTCGCAAGAACGGGAGCGGCGCCCGGCCGCTCCCGTCCCCTCTCGTCACCGCGTCGGCGGCCGTACTCAGCCTTCGGCCTCGGCCGCCTTCGGGTCGTCGCCGTCGGCGTCGGCCGCCTCGTCGTACAGACGCAGCTTCTCGCGCAGGGTCTGGCGGCTGATGCCCAGCAGGCGGGCGGCCTTGCTCTTGTTGTTCTCGGTCATCTC from the bacterium genome contains:
- a CDS encoding HAMP domain-containing histidine kinase, with protein sequence MTRTCPEPTLPRSGRPSRDRRLLRGYLHKTSNSLCGIKGYASLIAAPAVDDDPAVVWARKIISEVEKMEQIFRSVGDLTTPRGNPDVGVDLPRLLGDVFDVCERKCPGLQVLSGRVPHGDLLLPRADLCLVLTELLCNAHEGADGTPHRVRVEVTAAVQPTGRLALTLRDDGPGIGPELLAQATGPFVTTKDDHVGVGLTRVETLLDMYGLAWALRSTPGEGTTVTVEVATALTSGS
- the flgB gene encoding flagellar basal body rod protein FlgB yields the protein MISTGIFNKAHLSTLKKAVDVYARRHEVTSQNIANVETAGYRSQRLKFEEMLDSEQMRLRGTTTHRNHIPIGRQDIGATRDQVEDARSGFDNGVNDVDIDTEMTALATNDLSYRMATRLLSQRYAMLRGAIKGRM
- a CDS encoding FliI/YscN family ATPase; amino-acid sequence: MSPAWTEFGDRIRTADPVRAVGRVSNLVGMIVEVSGLSAPVGSLCRIEIGRHEPPVLSEVVGFRDGILLVMPYQAAAGVAPGCRVTVQATRLTAPVGEGMLGRVVDGLGRPLDGGPPLIDLPRRRLGGTPPSALLRRRTDAPLSTGIRSIDSMITTARGQRLGIFAGSGVGKSVLLGMMARQAQVQVNVLALIGERGREVREFIERDLGPEGLARSVVVVVTSDESAVMRAKGAETAMTIAEHFRDTDHDVLFMMDSATRYAMALREIGLAAGEPPTTKGYPPSVFAALPRLCERAGWSDVNAMTAFFTVLIEGDDIQDPVGDAMRSILDGHVMLSRDLARQHHYPAVDVLGSISRLRNDIVPEADIRAAGRLMRWLKALEDNRDLVNIGAYVAGSDPVLDEALAHEGAVRDFLTQGVRESTELTNSLAGLRELTGVA
- the fliG gene encoding flagellar motor switch protein FliG, translated to MKDDSVRKAAVFLMALGPDVAGKVMAKLPESMVEQLTHGIASMGHVTYKEKKRVLSDFINISSQISGIAFGGEETAKQILEAGFGTRLATSLLSRVTSYSEIKSFEHLKNVDPLTIANYLKNEHPQTVAVVLAHMDPRNSGPILALLPAELQGDVAHRMAILEAPNAETLKAVEAVLAGQLQGEISAKDTQYGGKKQVAEILNEIDREVWQEILDEMREIDDEVANEVNNLMFVFEDIVVLGDPAIQEILKEIDGKELTLALKGATEEIKTKVFGNMSKRAAEGIAEDMEYMGPVRLAEVEEAQQRIVEVIRSLEEAGTITIGKGGKDAEMVS
- the fliE gene encoding flagellar hook-basal body complex protein FliE — translated: MAIGTIKALGSVDPRSAYGVGSSTGPAQGGFARQLQDAMLEVDALQTRRDEMVDGMVSGRTTEVHDVMIAARESQLAFELLMEVRNKLLESYQEIMRMPV
- a CDS encoding sigma-54-dependent Fis family transcriptional regulator gives rise to the protein MTSKRTILVVDDEQTMRDFLTTSLKGRYHVRSAGNVTEALAVLRQGGVDLVLSDMQMPGRGGLELLQDIRGGIAGQPLVIMMTAFGSIELALEAVRQGAQDFLTKPFGMDQLDLAITRAFELAKLKTEVTSLRTNIAVRSEQRGLLGNNPAMVQLREKIEMIADSKGTVLLQGESGTGKEVVARAIHEAGSRRDGPFIRINCAAIPEALLESELFGYERGAFTGAVGARQGKFELADGGTLLLDEISEMPFAMQAKLLRVLQEREFMRLGAKYATKADVRIIATTNRNLKEEIKARNFREDLYFRLNVIPLRIVPLRLRKDDIPLLASYFCQNFCAENNKPLLEISEAAMRCLMRLDWPGNVRQLQNVIERAVILSGAETLDEEILGLSEEMDATERTASLSHDMTLKDMERELIMRKLENTRGNRTQAAQELGISVRTLRNKLNLYTDMGLEIPG
- the fliF gene encoding flagellar M-ring protein FliF, producing the protein MDGFKEQIDSFKSRFGRLSFNQKVLLGAVATASVISMAVFGLWLQKDSQAVLFTNLTPEDASVALEELAKQDVKAELANGGTTILVPETEVHRLRVDLAAKGVPSSGTVGFEIFDGKQYGLTEFLQNVNFKRALEGELTNTIEGLQGIQSARVHLVLPKPSIFKKLASPATASVVVNMGRGARLGDNQIAGIQSLVSGSVENLDAENVTVLDQNGKILSSAAADDEVGRSESQLALRKEVEDHLAGKAATMLDGVLGPGRSIVRVDATLNFEKIDREREIYDPAATVVRSEVRNESNDPQTGGTNEESTTNYEINRTVERIVGHTGGIKNISVAVFVDGHYETGEDGAVAYQPLSEDELGQLRRVVQTAVGLNAVRGDQIEVVNMQFQQQELPGGGAAPDWMGLVGQYGGKLVLLIAFGVIVLTLRKNLGGLLGSFTAGGTSPAAAAVAAAHDEPEHFEGIPEMDDRIIGDIKEYASENPERVAEVIQSWIREIDLSGNVREAVGD
- the flgC gene encoding flagellar basal body rod protein FlgC, whose translation is MGNGLFSSIRVSASGMRGQRTKMDVVSRNLANAETTRTAEGTPYRRQRAIFEQVLGEKVRDRQTVLGNDSRLSRTHPAHMTETIGSAVEPGGGVESAVDVAPDASEFRVVYDPGHPDADEGGYVLMPNVNPITEMVDMITASRAYEANVSAVQTAKDMFSDALKI